Proteins encoded within one genomic window of Haematobia irritans isolate KBUSLIRL chromosome 5, ASM5000362v1, whole genome shotgun sequence:
- the Tsp42Eg gene encoding tetraspanin 42Eg → MACSTRTLKFFAIKWDVIYAILSIALIVLGSFILIKLGQFHTLGYALVGMGTAVLLTTALGILGAAREKNRILRIFALIVIIFAITHAIILGFFWVFKLSFLVQAEKAFDNVWREQPTPIKPENGSHIASIERWFGCCGNSGAHDYYLPPYSCYDSKTDKLNLEGCRQKMVDFISDSWTFLNIFVLIFVVIELICAIFAFVLANSIVNRWRRAQYYPK, encoded by the exons ATCCTTTCCATTGCGTTAATTGTTCTTGGATCattcattttgataaaattgggcCAATTCCATACATTGGGTTATGCCCTTGTCGGTATGGGTACTGCGGTATTATTGACCACGGCACTGGGAATTTTGGGGGCTGCTCGTGAAAAAAATCGAATCTTAAGAATA TTTGCCTTAATTGTCATTATTTTCGCCATTACCCATGCCATCATCCTTGGATTCTTTTGGGTATTTAAACTATCATTTTTGGTTCAAGCCGAAAAGGCATTCGATAATGTGTGGCGTGAGCAGCCAACACCAATAAAACCCGAAAATGGCAGTCATATTGCAAGCATAGAGCGTTGG TTTGGCTGTTGCGGCAATAGTGGCGCCCATGATTACTATTTACCACCATACAGTTGCTACGATTCCAAGACGGACAAACTAAATCTGGAAGGCTGTCGTCAAAAGATGGTGGATTTCATTTCAGACAGTTGgacatttttgaatattttcgttttgattttcgtTGTTATTGAG cTAATTTGTGCCATTTTCGCATTCGTTTTGGCCAACAGTATTGTGAATCGTTGGCGTCGAGCACAATACTATCCCAAGTAG